In Beggiatoa leptomitoformis, the genomic window CTTGAAAAGTATGGGTAGCTGTTCTGCCATCCTCTTGTTTGCCCACAAGATGAATATCAAAATAAGTCTCTAAATTTACATTCGGCACGCCCTGCACGGTATCTAAACCGGGCCCTACGGCTCGTCTTAATGGTTCAAGCACTTTTTTATGAATAAATAAATCGGGTTTTGCATTGGCTGGCGGATTTGCCCATAAAGTTTGTTCATGAAATAGCTTATCTGCGATAAACATCCCGCCTAGCCATGCTTTCTTTTGCTGGGTGTAGTTTGGATTAAATAAGGTTGTAAGCGCAATACATTCCATCCCGCCAATATGGTCATTGTGTGGGTGAGAAATATAAACACCGTCAATTTGATTAGAGCTAATATTTAAAGCTTTTAGCGCATGGCGAGCATCGCCACCCATATCAATTAATAAACGATAAGGTGCAGTACCACGTTTGCTTGGCATATCAAATTCTAATAGGAAGTTTGAGTGCCATTTAGGGTTGTAATAACATTTACTACGTTGTGTCAAGTGTGCGGTCAGCTCAGCATCTGACAGCGTTTGTAATGTACGAGTTCCTTTTAATTCTAAAATCAACTCTCGCACATCCTGAACGGATAAACCGTGTTCGTATTCTCCAGTTGAGAATGCCGCGTTCACACCAATGGCTGTAATTTTCATGAGTTAGTATTTATTT contains:
- a CDS encoding MBL fold metallo-hydrolase, with the translated sequence MKITAIGVNAAFSTGEYEHGLSVQDVRELILELKGTRTLQTLSDAELTAHLTQRSKCYYNPKWHSNFLLEFDMPSKRGTAPYRLLIDMGGDARHALKALNISSNQIDGVYISHPHNDHIGGMECIALTTLFNPNYTQQKKAWLGGMFIADKLFHEQTLWANPPANAKPDLFIHKKVLEPLRRAVGPGLDTVQGVPNVNLETYFDIHLVGKQEDGRTATHTFQDGEDSWVMTPVFAMHVFSSSEEMPSYGISLQHSSGYNVLMPTDIQFMIPPQLEMHYRKADRIYMDCETSAFPSGVHPHISDLIKHLDPEIQKKCLLYHYDNYPIIPEKMFFGILSAGDSHSYPPPKK